DNA from Variovorax sp. V213:
CTGTCCGGCAGTTCCTTGAAGAGTGGCTTCTGGCGCTCCTTGACGACGCGATCGCTCCTGGGCACCTCGGTCATCGCGGGCTCGATCTGCACCGGCGGCGACGGCGCCCGGCGCCTGGGTCGTGGCTCGATGCGCAACTCTTCATCGCCGTCGAGGCCCGTCGGCTCGGTGCCGCCAGCGGCATCATGCGAGAACGGCGGTTCCTCGGCCTCGGCGCGTTCGCGTGCGGCTTGCTTGCCCAAGGCGATGTCGGCGGCCATCTCGCGCTTTTCGCGGCGCGACTCGAACAGCGAATAGGCCCGCGCGCCGATGCGCTCGGCAATCTGGGTCCACGAGAAACGGAACACCAGCGCCGAGCCGATCACCCCGGCGGCAATAGCGAACAGTGCCGAGCCGGTAAAGCCCATCCAGCGCACGCTTGCGGGGCCGACCAGGTAGCCCAGCGCGCCGCCGCCAGAGCCCGGCAGATGGGATTCGAGCCGGTACAGCCGCGACCACTCGAGCACGGCGCTCGCGCACAACAGCAGGACGAGGCCGAACCAGAACGCCAGTCGACTGCGGTTGAAACGGCCGCGCACCGGTTGCTCGGCAGGCGCAGGCTCGCCGCCGCGCAGCCAGTTGGCGAGCGAGGAGAGCCACGCACGCAGGCCCGCCGCAAGGCACCACCACACCGAATAACCGGCCAGGAAGTAGCTGCCGTCGGCCAGCCAGGCGCCGATGCGACCGCCCCAGTTCTTGATTTCGCCCCCGGTACCGGAGGTGGACCACGCTGCGTCCGAAGGCGTGAAGCTCAGCATGGCCAGCAACCAGAACAGCAGCCCCGCAAATCCCGCGATCAGCGTGATTTCGTGGGCAAAGCGCATGGCGCGCATACGCACCGGTTGCCCCTCGGCGGCGGAAGAAGATTGAAGCGTATTGAGCGAATAGGTCATGAAAAACACGGCATCCAGCCTTCGAAGTGGCGGCTGGAGGCCTGAACACTACAACAAAAGGCGGCCACTGGAAGCGCCCGCCCCGACGGCTCAAGTCAAAGACAGGAGCCGTTCCTTGACGATCATGGAGCCGTCGTCCTGGGACTGGACGAATCCGCGCTCCTCGAGATCCTTCATCACGCGGCTCACCATCTCGCGCGAAGCACCCACCATTTTCGCGAGATCCTGGCGCGATATCTTGTCGCGCACCTTGAAATTGCCCGCACCATCGTCGATGGCGAACTCGAGCAGCGAACGCGCCACGCGCCCATAGACGTCCATCAGCGCCAGCGACTCGATCTTGCGGTCGGCATGGCGCAGGCGCTGCACGAGCCCGCGCATGATGTTGTAGGCCATCGAGGAGTTTTCGGGGAGGCAGCGTGCGAACGCGTCGCGCCCCAGCATGAGCACGTCGCACTGGATCTCGGTGCGCACCGTGGCCGAATGCGGCTCGTCGTCGATCAGGCTCATCTCGCCGATGTAGTCGCCAGTGTGCAGCGTGGCAAGGATCACTTCGCGGCCGCGGGTGTCGGCGCTCGTGACGCGCGCCCGCCCGGTCAGGATGATGTAGAGGGCGTTGGATTTCTTGCCTTGCTCGACAATGACTTCCGCTCGCTTGAAGCGCTTTTTGATGATCGCATCCGCAATGCTTGCTGATTGCGAGGATGTCAGCGAAGCGAACAACGGAACGCGCCGCAACAGCTCAAGATTGGAAAGCATCGACATTTATCAATCCCTGATACCGCACGTGCAAGCCCTCCCCACCTTCGGTTTTCGATGGATTACTACAATCGCGCGCATTGAAAACACCGTGCACCCGGCGTTGAACCGGGCGGTGATACTCCATATATAACGGCTACCACCCTGAAAATGTACACGCTGACGCAGCGCAAATACTAGGCTTTCCAATCATGTCCGCTCCCCAACACGCCAAGGTTTTGATCCTCGGCTCCGGCCCGGCCGGCTATACCGCTGCTGTTTATGCGGCGCGCGCAAATCTGCAACCCTTGCTCATCACCGGCATTGCTCAAGGCGGCCAATTGATGACGACAACAGAAGTTGACAATTGGCCGGCCGATGTTCACGGCGTCCAGGGCCCGGAGCTGATGCAGCGCTTTCTCGAACACGCCGAGCGCTTCAAGACACAGATCGTTTTCGACCATATCAACAAGGTCGACCTTGGCAAGCGCCCCTTCACGCTGACCGGCGACAGCGGTACCTACACCTGCGATTCGCTCATCATTGCCACGGGCGCTTCCGCCAAATACCTGGGCCTCGATTCCGAACAGAAGTTCATGGGCCGCGGCGTTTCGGCCTGCGCAACCTGCGATGGCTTCTTCTACCGCGAGCAAGAGGTGTGCGTGATCGGCGGCGGCAACACGGCCGTCGAGGAAGCACTGTATCTCGCCAACATCGCGAACAAGGTCACGCTGGTCCATCGCCGGGACAAGTTCCGCGCCGAGCCCATCCTGATCGACAAGCTCCACGAAAAGGTCGCCGAAGGCAAGATCGTGCTGAAGCTCCACAGGGAACTCGACCAGGTGCTGGGCGACGACACGGGCGTGACGGGCATCCGGATCAAGAGCACGCAGAACGGCGAGACCGAGCAGATCGACCTCAAGGGCTGCTTCATCGCCATCGGCCACCACCCCAACACCGACATCTTCCAGGGCCAGCTTGAGATGAAGGACAACTACATCCTCACTCGCTCCGGCCTGCAGGGCTTCGCCACGATGACCAGCATTCCGGGCGTGTTCGCCGCCGGCGACGTGCAGGACAACGTGTACCGCCAGGCCATCACGAGCGCGGGCACCGGCTGCATGGCCGCGCTGGACGCCCAGCGCTTCCTCGAGCAGGACGGCACGCTCTAGAACCAGGCTGCGGCCAAAAGGGCTATAATCCGAGGCTTTGCCGAAATAGCGCCACTCTCGTGGCTTCGGCAAGCCGGGGTACCGCCACCCGTTTCTGGCGAGGTCAAGCTGCAAAACACCTGCAATCTTCACGGTTGCGCCGGTGCCAGCTGTTCAAGAAAGAGTGTCCTCATGGCACGCGTATGCGACGTAACGGGCAAAGGCCCGATGGTCGGAAACAACGTTTCCCACGCCAACAACAAAACCAAGCGCCGGTTCCTGCCGAACCTGCAATATCGCCGTTTCTGGGTCGAGACCGAAAACCGCTGGGTTCGCCTGCGTGTTTCGAGCGCTGCACTGCGCCTGATCGACAAGAACGGCATCGACGCCGTGCTCGCAGACCTGCGCGCACGCGGCCAAGCTTAAGGAGCTGAATCATGGCAACGAGCAAAGGCGGACGCGAAAAGATCAAGCTGGAATCCACCGCGGGTACCGGCCACTTCTACACGACCAGCAAGAACAAGAAGACGATGCCTGAAAAGATGTCGATCATGAAGTTCGACCCCAAGGCGCGCAAGCACGTCGAATACAAGGAAATCAAGCTGAAGTAATTCAGCGCTGGTTTCCCAAAACAAAAACCCCCCGCCAGGCTTGCCCGGCGGGGGTTTTTTGTTGCCTGCCAATCCTCTTCTCCTCCATCCTGCTGATCCTTCTATTTCCCAGCCTCGGAACAGGAAAAGCACGGGCATAAAAAAACCGGCCCGCAGGCCGGCTTTTCAGGGGAGCCCCGAGGCTCGATTCTTGAAAGTCTCTCAGGCCCGTGCTGCGCGCAGGCGGGTCGAGAATTCGCGCAGGCCGGCAATGCCGCTGGCTTCCGCACGATGGCACCAGGCCGCCAGATCGGCCGCCAGTTGCTCGCGCGACTGCGAAGTGTTGAGCCACAGCTGGCGCAGTTCTTCGCGCATCGTCACCATCTTGTCGATGACCGGATGGGCGGCGCGCGCCTGCACGAGGTGCGTGCGGGCCGATGCCGGCACCTTGTCGTCGTCGCGGTGCAGCCAGTTCTTGGCTGCCTTGAGCACCGAGATGTCGCCGCCCTTGGTCTTGAGCGCAACCAGCTCCGCCTTGGTGACACGGCGCATTTCGCGCGCATAGCCGGCCATGACTTCATAGCGGTTGGCAATGACGGCCTCGAGCGTCTTCTCGTTGGCCACGGGCTGGATGTCGCCCATCTGCATCTTCGGCGGCACCTTCTTGACCTTGGCCCAGCCAATCTTCTGCATCATCTGGATATAGACCCAGCCGATGTCGAATTCGTATTTCTTGACCGAGAACTTGGCCGAGGTGGGATACGTGTGGTGGTTGTTGTGCAGCTCTTCGCCACCGATGATCAGGCCCCAGGGCGAGACATTGCGGCTGGCGTCCGGCGCCTCGAAGTTGCGATAGCCCCAGTAGTGGCCGATGCCATTGATGATGCCGGCCGCCGTGATGGGAATCCAGAGCATCTGCACGGCCCAGACCGTCAGGCCAAGCCCGCCGAACAGCGCCAGGTTGATGACCAGCATCAGGCCGACGCCTTGCCAGCTGTAGCGCGTGTACAGGTTGCGTTCGAGCCAGTCATCGGGCGTGCCGTGGCCGTAGCGATCCATCGTTTCCTTGTTCTTCGACTCGGCGCGATACAGCTCGGCGCCGCGCCACAGGACCTCGTCGATGCCTTTGACCTGCGGGCTGTGCGGGTCGTCTTCGGTTTCGCACTTGGCGTGGTGCTTGCGGTGAATGGCCACCCATTCCTTGGTCACCATGCCGGTGCCGAGCCACAGCCAGAAACGGAAGAAGTGCGAAGGGATCGGGCCCAGATCCATGGCCCGGTGCGTCTGCGTGCGGTGCAGGAAAATCGTGACCGCGGCGATCGTGATGTGCGTGGTGACGAGCGTGTACAGCACGACTTGCCACCATGTGAGGTCCCACAAGCCGTGTCCGAGCCAGTCGATGGCCGCGCTCAAAACGGCAGAGTCAGGAATCAACATTGAATTAAGTGCTCCATGGCCACACGAAGGTGCAACCTTTCAGTTAACCTGCGATTTTAAGGGGGCAAGGCCAAAATGAGGCCTTTTGTCCTTCCATAAAAGCGCAGATTTACCCTAGTTTGGAGTGCCGCGCCTATTTGCGGTTCCACACCGCCGCAAAGAAGCCGTCCGTCGCGTGGCGGTGGGGCCAGAGCCGCAGATAACGGCGACCGTCCGGCCCGCCGGCGCAGAGCTTCTCGAACCCCTCCACCTTGAGGCCCTGCAGCAGTTCCGCCGCGTCCTGCGGCACGAAATCCGGGTTGGCGGCGCTGAAAGCCTCGGCAATGGCCTCGTTTTCTTCCGGCAGCACACTGCACGTGGCATAAATCAGACGACCGCCGGATTTCAGCAAGCGCGCCGCGCTTTGCAGGATGGCGGCTTGCTTGACCGTCAGCTCCTCGACCGATTTGGGCGACTGGCGCCATTTGAGGTCCGGATTGCGGCGCAGCGTCCCCAGGCCCGAGCAGGGCGCGTCGACCAGCACCCGATCGATCTTGCCGGCGAGGCGCTTGATGCGATCGTCGCGCTCGTGCGCGATGGCAGCCGGATGGACGTTGGAGAGCTTGCTGCGCGCGAGCCGCGGCTTGAGCGCATCGAGCCGGTGCGCCGAGGTGTCGAAGGCATAGAGCCGGCCGGTATTGCGCATGGTGGCGCCAATCGCCAGCGTCTTGCCGCCCGCGCCGGCGCAAAAATCGACCACCATTTCGCCACGCTTGGCGTCCAGCAGCAGCGCGAGCAGCTGGGAGCCCTCGTCCTGTACCTCGACTGCGCCGCGCGCAAATGCATCCAGCTTGGTCAGCGCCGGCTTGCCCTCGATGCGCAAGCCCCAGGGCGAAAACGGGGTTGCTTCAGATTTGATAGCGGCCTTGGCAAGCTCCGCCTTCACTTCTGCCCGCTTGTCGGTCAGTGCATTGACCCGGAGGTCGAGCGGAGCGGGCTGCTGCAGACTCTCGACCAACGGCCAGAAACCGTCGCCCAGTTGGGCCTTGAGCGGCGTGACCAGCCATTCGGGCAGGTTGTGGCGGTGGCGCTCCAGCAGATCTTCCGGCTTGACGGCATCGCAGTTGTCGAGCCAGCGCTTTTCGGTGTCGTTGAGAGCGCTCTTCAAAAAATCGCGCGGGCCGTAAAAGCCCAGGATCGCCATGCGGCGCTCTTTCGAACCGGTGCCCGAAGGCGAGAGATGGTCGAACAGGAGCTTCTTGCGCAGCACGGTATAGACGGTCTCGGCAAGCGTGGCTCGCTCGCGCGGGCCGAACTCGCGGTGATCGCGGAAAAAGCGCGAAACGACCTGGTCGGCCGGGTGATCGAATTTCAGGACAAGGCCGACCAGATCGGCGGTGGCCTCCAACAGGGCTTTGGGGTGCATGCCCCGATTGTCTCAGCCGGGCGGCTCCCTACGCCGTGCGCGTCCAGATCGTCCCGAAAGCCTGCCGTTCAATCTCCTCCAGCGTCGGCGAATAACCGGCCCAGAGAACCAGCGCCGCCCCCGGCAGGCTCAGGGTCTGCTCGAGGTGCCGGCAAAGCTGCCAGCGCTCGTCATCGTCCATGCCGGGCAGGTCTACGAACACGATGTAGGCCCGGCGCCACGGAAACTCGCGCAAGGTCTTGCGCACCAGCCAGGCCCTCGAGATCGGGAGGCACCGCGACAGGTCGGCCCGCAGTTCGCCCAACTCATGGTCGCTCAGGTCATGCCGGACGATCTGGCTGAAGAACGGCGTTTCGGTGATCTCCTCCCAGGCACGCGCCTCGGCTTCTTCCGCCTCCTTGAGCCGGCCGCGCCACAGCTTCAGGGCTTCCTCGTCGTGCGCCCCTGCATCGGGATCCTCGAGCGCCGCCACGGCGTTTTTCGCAGCCCACCAGCGGCTGGCCGCGCTGGAGCCGTGCAGGCGGTCGAGCACCGCCAGGCGTGCGTCGCGGTCTCGCGTGGGCAGCATCTGGGCCACCCCCCGCAAGGCACCGGGATGTTCGGGGGCAACCCGCAGCACGCGTTCATAGCGCTCGCGCACTGGCGCCGCCGGATCGAGCCGGCGTTCGGAATCGGCCCACTCGACCATTTCGTCGGGCGTGTTGCGCTCGCCCCGCGCGGCAAGAAGTTCGATGCGTTCGCGAATACGCGCCCTGTGCGCATGGTGCTGCTTCCAGTCGCTGGCATGGGCGCGGCGCCATTGATTGTCGAAATGCTGGATCCACTTCGCGCTGTCGGCCAGCATGCTCAGCGCCGGCTCGGTGGACCATGGCGGCACCACAGCCTTCTGGCCAAGCGCCTCGAGCCGGTCACGCAAGACAGGGTGCGTGTCGTCGAGGTCGCTGACGCGCCGCATGGCCTCGCGCAGGGCCTGGCGCGCGAATTCGTTGCTGGGTGGCGTACCGGCAAGCTCCCGCAGTGCCTTGAAGGGACCGGGCGGCTGGGGCTCGCGTTCGGCACGTGCCCAGTGCGATGCCCAGAATTCATTGGCGTACCAGTTGCCCTTGATGGCTATTTCCGTCAGCGCGGCCGCGGCCACGGGCGTGCCCAGCAGCCGACCGGAAATGCGGTCGGCTTCGTACTCGTCTTGCCGGGCAAGCGCGAAGGTCCGGGCCGCAAAGCGCGGAAAGTACCAGCGGAAAAAGGCCTGCGACACCAGCGCCATCACGCCTTCGTCGCGTTGCAGGCTGGCGTCCAGCTTGAGCCACGACAGCCGCGTGCGGTAGATCCAGGCACTGAGCTTGCCGTGGTTGCCGCGCAAGTGTCCGTACTCGTGCGCGAGCACCGACAGCAGCCGCCGCCGGTCCAGCATCATCAAGAGCGGCAAGCCGATGGAGAGGGAATTGACCGCTCCGCCAAACAGGCCGAAGCGCGGCACCTGCCGGATGCTGGCGTTGAACTCGTCGTCCAGGTAGACGCGATGGACCGGCGGCCCCTTGATCTTCTTGCGGATGCGGTCGAGTGCCTCGAACAGCGCCGGCGCATCCTCGCGGGAAAGCTCGCGGCCATCGGGTTCGTCCAATCGCACCCACAAGGCGCGCAGCGTGGCCCAGAGAAGGCCCAAGGCAAACAGCAGCAGCCAGCCGCGCGAGAAACCGAATCGCCCGCGCCCGGCGGCCAGTGCCACCCAGGCGATGATGCCGATCGACAGCGCCAGGCAGGCCATCACCCAGGCATAGCCGAGCGCGGCAAACGCCGCGACGCTGCGCCGGTAGCGCGCACTGTCGTCGGCGCTGGCATGCTCGCTCAGTCGGACGAGGTGAACAAAATCAGCGCGATCCATCCGTCTTTCCTCCAACCGGACACCACAGTTTGAAAGAAGCAACGCCGTGAATGACAACGACCTGCCACCCCTGACAGAGACGCCTCCCGGCCGCTATCGCCACTACAAGGGCGGCGAATACGAGGTGCTGGGCACCGTGCGCCATAGCGAGACGCTCGAACCGATGACCCTCTACCGTGCCCTTTATGGCGCCCAGGGGCTCTGGGTTCGCCCTGCCGCGATGTTCAACGAAACCGTGGAGATCGAGGGAATTCGCCAATTGCGCTTTGCCCCGGTTTAGACGGCCGCGTGTTCGAACAGCAAGAGCTGCGGCAGGTTTCAGCCGCAGCGAACGTCCGTCACCCGGCCGCGCGCATCCACGTCGAGGTTGAGGCGCCCGCCGTTGAGTTCCATCGTGACCGCTTCGCCGGGCTTCAGGGCGCGCACCGTGCCCGCGCCGGCGCGCACGCGGGCGGCGGCTTCGAGCTGCGGCGACAACGGCTGTCCGACAGCGAACCGTGCGCCATCCGCATTGCACTGGTAAACCGGCTCGGCTGCCGCGGCGGATGCGGAAGCAGGTGCAGAGGTGGGTGTGGAGGCTGGCGCGGCGCAAGCCGCCAGCAGAACGGCGCTGGCGACCGCGCACAGTAGCGATTGGGTTTTCAATGAGTGCTCCCGAAAACCCGCGAATATAAACAAATTTAACGTATGTGACTTGATGTATCGGCAAGCCATTCCGCAATGGCGCGCGGATACAACTGATGCTCCTGCGCGAGCACCCGGCCGGCCAGTGTGGCCGCGGTGTCGTCCGGCAGCACCGGCACCACCGCCTGCGCCAGGATGGGGCCGTGGTCGAGTTCGGTGGTCACCTGGTGCACCGTGACGCCCGCCACCTTGCAGCCGGCGTCGATGGCCCGCTGGTGCGTGTTCAGCCCCGGAAAGGCGGGCAGCAGCGAAGGATGGATATTGACCAGCCGGCCTGAATAACGGCCGACGAAGGCGGGCGTCAGGATGCGCATGAAGCCCGCCAGTACCACCAGGGCGGGCGAATGCGCATCGACGACCTTCGCCAGCGCCTCGTCGAAGGCCTCGCGGCTCGGATAGTCCCTGTGCGGGACCACGGCGGTTTCGATGCCGTGCGTTTTGGCGAGCGCAAGCCCTCCCGCTTCGGCCTTGTTGCTGACGACGGCGGCAATGCGCGCGCCGAAGCGCTCGGACCAGCGGTCGCGCTCGGCGGCGCGCACGATGGCCGCCATGTTGGAGCCGCCGCCGGAGATCAGGATCACGATGTTCTTCATGGGAGGCCGGGATTATCTGTGCTCCGCCTCGCGCGCCGGAAAACGGCCCGGCCGGCAAGCTTGTCGCCGCGCGGACACCGTTTCACAGCACGACCGTGCTAAAACTCGGAGTCCCGGAGACAAGCCGCTTTTCGCCGCGATGGCGGTGGACCGATCAACACAGCGAGGCACGCATGGATTTGAGCTTCACGCCCGAAGAACAGAAGTTCCGCGAAGAAATTCGCGCATGGGTCAAGGACAACCTTCCCAAGGAGATTTCGCACAAGGTGCACAACGCGCTCGAACTGACGCGCGACGATCTGCAAGGCTGGGCCAAGATCCTCGGCAAGAAGGGCTGGCTGGGCTACGGCTGGCCGACGGAATTCGGCGGCCCCGGCTGGACCGCCATCCAGCGCCACCTGTTCGAGGAAGAAACCGCCCTTGCCGGCGCGCCGCGCATCATTCCGTTCGGCCCGGTGATGGTCGCGCCGGTGATCATGGCTTTCGG
Protein-coding regions in this window:
- a CDS encoding Crp/Fnr family transcriptional regulator, whose protein sequence is MSMLSNLELLRRVPLFASLTSSQSASIADAIIKKRFKRAEVIVEQGKKSNALYIILTGRARVTSADTRGREVILATLHTGDYIGEMSLIDDEPHSATVRTEIQCDVLMLGRDAFARCLPENSSMAYNIMRGLVQRLRHADRKIESLALMDVYGRVARSLLEFAIDDGAGNFKVRDKISRQDLAKMVGASREMVSRVMKDLEERGFVQSQDDGSMIVKERLLSLT
- the trxB gene encoding thioredoxin-disulfide reductase, encoding MSAPQHAKVLILGSGPAGYTAAVYAARANLQPLLITGIAQGGQLMTTTEVDNWPADVHGVQGPELMQRFLEHAERFKTQIVFDHINKVDLGKRPFTLTGDSGTYTCDSLIIATGASAKYLGLDSEQKFMGRGVSACATCDGFFYREQEVCVIGGGNTAVEEALYLANIANKVTLVHRRDKFRAEPILIDKLHEKVAEGKIVLKLHRELDQVLGDDTGVTGIRIKSTQNGETEQIDLKGCFIAIGHHPNTDIFQGQLEMKDNYILTRSGLQGFATMTSIPGVFAAGDVQDNVYRQAITSAGTGCMAALDAQRFLEQDGTL
- the rpmB gene encoding 50S ribosomal protein L28 gives rise to the protein MARVCDVTGKGPMVGNNVSHANNKTKRRFLPNLQYRRFWVETENRWVRLRVSSAALRLIDKNGIDAVLADLRARGQA
- the rpmG gene encoding 50S ribosomal protein L33 — translated: MATSKGGREKIKLESTAGTGHFYTTSKNKKTMPEKMSIMKFDPKARKHVEYKEIKLK
- a CDS encoding fatty acid desaturase; the encoded protein is MLIPDSAVLSAAIDWLGHGLWDLTWWQVVLYTLVTTHITIAAVTIFLHRTQTHRAMDLGPIPSHFFRFWLWLGTGMVTKEWVAIHRKHHAKCETEDDPHSPQVKGIDEVLWRGAELYRAESKNKETMDRYGHGTPDDWLERNLYTRYSWQGVGLMLVINLALFGGLGLTVWAVQMLWIPITAAGIINGIGHYWGYRNFEAPDASRNVSPWGLIIGGEELHNNHHTYPTSAKFSVKKYEFDIGWVYIQMMQKIGWAKVKKVPPKMQMGDIQPVANEKTLEAVIANRYEVMAGYAREMRRVTKAELVALKTKGGDISVLKAAKNWLHRDDDKVPASARTHLVQARAAHPVIDKMVTMREELRQLWLNTSQSREQLAADLAAWCHRAEASGIAGLREFSTRLRAARA
- a CDS encoding RsmB/NOP family class I SAM-dependent RNA methyltransferase; translation: MHPKALLEATADLVGLVLKFDHPADQVVSRFFRDHREFGPRERATLAETVYTVLRKKLLFDHLSPSGTGSKERRMAILGFYGPRDFLKSALNDTEKRWLDNCDAVKPEDLLERHRHNLPEWLVTPLKAQLGDGFWPLVESLQQPAPLDLRVNALTDKRAEVKAELAKAAIKSEATPFSPWGLRIEGKPALTKLDAFARGAVEVQDEGSQLLALLLDAKRGEMVVDFCAGAGGKTLAIGATMRNTGRLYAFDTSAHRLDALKPRLARSKLSNVHPAAIAHERDDRIKRLAGKIDRVLVDAPCSGLGTLRRNPDLKWRQSPKSVEELTVKQAAILQSAARLLKSGGRLIYATCSVLPEENEAIAEAFSAANPDFVPQDAAELLQGLKVEGFEKLCAGGPDGRRYLRLWPHRHATDGFFAAVWNRK
- a CDS encoding M48 family metalloprotease; this encodes MDRADFVHLVRLSEHASADDSARYRRSVAAFAALGYAWVMACLALSIGIIAWVALAAGRGRFGFSRGWLLLFALGLLWATLRALWVRLDEPDGRELSREDAPALFEALDRIRKKIKGPPVHRVYLDDEFNASIRQVPRFGLFGGAVNSLSIGLPLLMMLDRRRLLSVLAHEYGHLRGNHGKLSAWIYRTRLSWLKLDASLQRDEGVMALVSQAFFRWYFPRFAARTFALARQDEYEADRISGRLLGTPVAAAALTEIAIKGNWYANEFWASHWARAEREPQPPGPFKALRELAGTPPSNEFARQALREAMRRVSDLDDTHPVLRDRLEALGQKAVVPPWSTEPALSMLADSAKWIQHFDNQWRRAHASDWKQHHAHRARIRERIELLAARGERNTPDEMVEWADSERRLDPAAPVRERYERVLRVAPEHPGALRGVAQMLPTRDRDARLAVLDRLHGSSAASRWWAAKNAVAALEDPDAGAHDEEALKLWRGRLKEAEEAEARAWEEITETPFFSQIVRHDLSDHELGELRADLSRCLPISRAWLVRKTLREFPWRRAYIVFVDLPGMDDDERWQLCRHLEQTLSLPGAALVLWAGYSPTLEEIERQAFGTIWTRTA
- a CDS encoding DUF1653 domain-containing protein translates to MNDNDLPPLTETPPGRYRHYKGGEYEVLGTVRHSETLEPMTLYRALYGAQGLWVRPAAMFNETVEIEGIRQLRFAPV
- a CDS encoding I78 family peptidase inhibitor, which produces MKTQSLLCAVASAVLLAACAAPASTPTSAPASASAAAAEPVYQCNADGARFAVGQPLSPQLEAAARVRAGAGTVRALKPGEAVTMELNGGRLNLDVDARGRVTDVRCG
- the purN gene encoding phosphoribosylglycinamide formyltransferase, translated to MKNIVILISGGGSNMAAIVRAAERDRWSERFGARIAAVVSNKAEAGGLALAKTHGIETAVVPHRDYPSREAFDEALAKVVDAHSPALVVLAGFMRILTPAFVGRYSGRLVNIHPSLLPAFPGLNTHQRAIDAGCKVAGVTVHQVTTELDHGPILAQAVVPVLPDDTAATLAGRVLAQEHQLYPRAIAEWLADTSSHIR